The DNA segment AAAACCGCATTTAAACCTTTTTCAGGTGATCATGCGAACGGCAATTTTTAACCAGTTGCTGAAGCATATTTCCACCACAGAAACGGACCTGGTGATTTTATCATAACCGGTCAGTTAACATCAGAAAACACGAGGGTTATCCCTTTAAAAATATAAAAACAAGTATTAAAAAAAATAGTGTCATGAAAATCAAAACCAAACTCCGCCTCGGATTCGGATTCCTGTTTGTGGTGGTTATCTTCTTTGGAGCAATTTCTTTGTTTTACATGAATAAAATCTCGCTGAGTTCCAAAGTGATCCTGAAAGACAATTATGAAACACTGAACTATACGAGCAATATGCGTGCAGTATTGGATGAACATCAACTGCCCCTTTCTGTTGCTGCAAAGAAAGATTTTGAAAACTACCTGGAACTGGAAGGAAAGAACGTGACGGAAAAAGGAGAGGGGGAGGCGGTTGCGGCCTTGCGCAAAGCTTATGAAAATATAAACAACCCTGCTGCGAGCCTGTCTGATATGCAGGCTGCAGTGACTAAGCTGAGGTCAGAGCTCCGGATCATCGATAAATTGAATATGGATGCCATCGTCCGTAAAAATGACACCGCGCAAAAGGCGATAGAAAAAGCGGCCATGTATGTGATCTTTGCCGCTTCAATTTGTTTTCTGATCTTGTTTTCTTTTATCGTTAATTTTCCTGGTTTCGTGGCCAATCCATTAAGGGAGTTTTCGGAAGCGATCCGCGAGATCAGTCGCAAAAACTATAAACAACGCCTGGAATTTAATGGTTCTGATGAATTCGCGGAGCTCGCCGTGTCTTTCAATGCGATGGCCCACGAGCTCAATAAATGGGAAAACAGCAACCTTTCTAAGATTCAATCGGAGAAATTAAGGATTGAAGCGATCATTGAGCAAATGCAGGATGCGATTATCGGTTTGAATGAGCGTAAAGAAATTCTCTTTTTTAATAAGGTTGCAGGAGAACTGTTGAACCTGAATGGAGAAGCGGTGATCGGCCAGAATGCAGAAGTATTAATGAAAAAGAACGATTTGCTGAACCGCATTCTCCAGGGCAAACAGACGGAGAAAGCCATGAAGATCTATGCAGACAATAAAGAATCTTATTTCCAGCTGGAAAAACGGGAAATCACGGTTCCTGTTTACGAAGGACAGACAGATGTGGCCATGAACCAGACGGCAAAAGCTGCAGGAGAGGTCTACATCTTAAAAAATATCACGCAGTTTAAAGAGCTGGATGAAGCGAAGACCAATTTTATCGCTACGGTATCCCATGAATTGAAAACCCCGATTTCTTCCATTAAAATGAGTTTAAAGCTAATGGACGATGAACGGGTAGGCATGATGAATGTAGAACAGAAAGAACTGGTGCAGCACATCCGCGAAGATTGTGGCCGCCTGCTAAAGATCACGAGTGAATTGCTGGACCTTGCACAGGTAGAAACGGGAAACCTTCAGCTGAATTTCGTGAAATCCGACCCCCGAAAGATTGCGATCTATGCCATGGATTCTGTCCGCTTTCAGGCAGAGCAGAAAAATATTGAATTGGAACTGATCAGCAGGAATAATTTGCCTAAGGTGAATGTAGATGTAGAAAAAACAGCATGGGTCCTGGTAAATTTCCTCTCTAATGCACTTCGTTACAGTGCGGAGAAATCGAAAGTCGTGATTCAGGTGATCGAAAATGCAGAAGACATCGAGTTTTCTGTGCGCGATTTTGGAAAAGGAATCGAGGAGATTTATCAAAAGAGATTATTTGATAAGTATTTTCAGGTTCCTACAGATGGCAATAACAAGTCCGGATCGGGATTGGGACTGGCCATTTCTAAAGATTTTATTGAAGCAGAAAGTGGAAAGATCTGGGTAGAAAGCGCATTGGGTGAAGGCAGTAAATTCTGTTTTTCCTTGCCTATTGATGTCAATGGTTAATTGTTCGAAATGGGCCGCAGAAGTGTAATCACTTCTTACGACCCTTTTCATCTCTTTTAAATCTTATAACTGATTCAATCAGACGCTAAAACATCGGTCTGCTTATTGGATGGTTTCAACGAAAATATGGTCTGTAAAACTACGGACGACATTACAAAAAGCAGACCTATATAAAAGGAAAAGTTGAGCTCTTTACTTTCGTTGAAGAAAAGAAAGGCAATGATGATGGCATATACTGGTTCAAGATTAAAACTTAAGTTTACAGTAAATGCAGATATGC comes from the Pedobacter sp. FW305-3-2-15-E-R2A2 genome and includes:
- a CDS encoding ATP-binding protein, which translates into the protein MKIKTKLRLGFGFLFVVVIFFGAISLFYMNKISLSSKVILKDNYETLNYTSNMRAVLDEHQLPLSVAAKKDFENYLELEGKNVTEKGEGEAVAALRKAYENINNPAASLSDMQAAVTKLRSELRIIDKLNMDAIVRKNDTAQKAIEKAAMYVIFAASICFLILFSFIVNFPGFVANPLREFSEAIREISRKNYKQRLEFNGSDEFAELAVSFNAMAHELNKWENSNLSKIQSEKLRIEAIIEQMQDAIIGLNERKEILFFNKVAGELLNLNGEAVIGQNAEVLMKKNDLLNRILQGKQTEKAMKIYADNKESYFQLEKREITVPVYEGQTDVAMNQTAKAAGEVYILKNITQFKELDEAKTNFIATVSHELKTPISSIKMSLKLMDDERVGMMNVEQKELVQHIREDCGRLLKITSELLDLAQVETGNLQLNFVKSDPRKIAIYAMDSVRFQAEQKNIELELISRNNLPKVNVDVEKTAWVLVNFLSNALRYSAEKSKVVIQVIENAEDIEFSVRDFGKGIEEIYQKRLFDKYFQVPTDGNNKSGSGLGLAISKDFIEAESGKIWVESALGEGSKFCFSLPIDVNG